One Thermovirga sp. DNA segment encodes these proteins:
- a CDS encoding TRAP transporter small permease subunit → MDFLTGFILTVEKMNDRMGKVVAFLVYPTMLVLVYEVIMRYAFGRPTIWAHETSCMLYGAHFILGGAYALRHNAFVNVEVFYVRFPKRTKAILDLFTWTMFYAFVGVMLWKSAPWAWESLQVNEFSDSTWGPLLWPIKWTIPFAAVFMLLQGMTKTIKDLHLALTGRDIIAAADAEATGGN, encoded by the coding sequence TTGGATTTTTTGACCGGTTTCATCTTGACCGTTGAGAAAATGAACGACCGGATGGGCAAGGTAGTGGCCTTTCTCGTCTATCCGACAATGCTGGTGCTGGTGTACGAGGTGATAATGAGGTATGCCTTCGGCAGGCCGACCATCTGGGCCCACGAGACCTCCTGCATGCTCTACGGGGCCCACTTCATACTTGGCGGGGCTTACGCCTTGCGGCACAACGCCTTCGTCAACGTGGAGGTCTTCTATGTGCGTTTCCCAAAGCGTACGAAGGCCATCCTGGACCTTTTCACCTGGACCATGTTCTACGCCTTCGTGGGGGTCATGCTCTGGAAGAGCGCGCCCTGGGCCTGGGAAAGCCTCCAGGTGAACGAGTTCAGCGACAGCACCTGGGGCCCTCTACTCTGGCCGATCAAGTGGACCATACCCTTCGCGGCCGTCTTCATGCTGCTGCAGGGGATGACCAAGACCATCAAGGACCTGCATCTTGCCCTGACAGGGCGCGATATCATTGCCGCGGCCGATGCGGAAGCCACGGGCGGAAATTGA